The Miscanthus floridulus cultivar M001 chromosome 7, ASM1932011v1, whole genome shotgun sequence genome includes a region encoding these proteins:
- the LOC136464299 gene encoding histone H2B.5, which translates to MAPKAEKKPAAKKPAEEEPSEKAAPAEKAPAGKKPKAEKRLPAGKSAGKEGGDKKGRKKGKKSVETYKIYIFKVLKQVHPDIGISSKAMSIMNSFINDIFEKLAAEAAKLARYNKKPTVTSREIQTSVRLVLPGELAKHAVSEGTKAVTKFTSS; encoded by the coding sequence ATGGCGCCCAAGGCAGAGAAGAAGCCGGCGGCGAAGAAGCCTGCGGAGGAGGAGCCCTCGGAGAAGGCGGCTCCGGCGGAGAAGGCCCCCGCGGGGAAGAAGCCCAAAGCGGAGAAGCGGCTCCCGGCGGGCAAGTCCGCCGGCAAGGAGGGCGGCGACAAgaaggggaggaagaaagggaaGAAGAGCGTGGAGACCTACAAGATCTACATCTTCAAGGTCCTGAAGCAGGTGCACCCCGACATCGGCATCTCCTCCAAGGCCATGTCCATCATGAACTCCTTCATCAACGACATCTTCGAGAAGCTCGCCGCGGAGGCCGCCAAGCTCGCCCGCTACAACAAGAAGCCCACCGTCACCTCCCGCGAGATCCAGACCTCCGTCCGCCTCGTCCTCCCCGGGGAGCTCGCCAAGCACGCCGTCTCGGAGGGTACCAAGGCCGTCACCAAGTTCACCTCCTCTTAG